Proteins encoded within one genomic window of Kibdelosporangium phytohabitans:
- a CDS encoding amidohydrolase family protein, giving the protein MRVDAHHHLWDLSVRDQDWIDPVTMSAIRRDFGPADLAGAAAGFDRTVLVQTVVAAGETPELLVVASETARIGAVVGWVDLTAPSVVDDLARLKSGPGGEWLRGIRHQVQGEADPRWLCRDDVQRGLRAVFDAGLLYELLVLPHQLAASIEAVAAFQDFPFVLDHCAKPPIARGLLQPWASAIRELAGFENATCKLSGLVTEADWAQWTVDDLRPYAGVVLDAFGPSRLMFGSDWPVCLLAGSYGQVVAAAEDLTAGLGEAERDQVFGRTAQRVYGL; this is encoded by the coding sequence ATGAGGGTCGACGCGCACCACCACCTCTGGGACCTGTCGGTCCGCGACCAGGACTGGATCGACCCGGTGACGATGTCCGCGATCCGTCGCGACTTCGGCCCGGCGGACCTGGCCGGAGCGGCTGCCGGGTTCGACCGGACCGTGCTCGTGCAGACGGTCGTGGCCGCCGGGGAGACCCCGGAGTTGCTGGTGGTCGCGTCGGAGACGGCACGCATCGGCGCGGTGGTCGGCTGGGTGGACCTGACAGCGCCGTCTGTCGTGGACGACCTGGCGAGGCTGAAGTCCGGGCCTGGTGGTGAGTGGTTGCGCGGGATCCGGCACCAGGTCCAAGGCGAGGCGGATCCGCGCTGGTTGTGCCGTGACGACGTACAACGCGGCCTGCGAGCCGTGTTCGACGCCGGACTGCTGTACGAACTGCTGGTGCTGCCGCATCAGCTGGCGGCGTCGATCGAGGCTGTCGCGGCGTTCCAGGACTTCCCGTTCGTGCTGGACCACTGCGCGAAACCGCCGATCGCCCGTGGCCTGCTGCAGCCATGGGCGTCGGCGATCCGGGAACTCGCGGGCTTCGAGAACGCCACGTGCAAGCTCTCCGGCCTGGTCACCGAAGCGGACTGGGCACAGTGGACGGTCGACGACCTGCGGCCGTACGCCGGCGTGGTGCTCGACGCGTTCGGGCCGTCGCGGCTGATGTTCGGCTCGGACTGGCCGGTGTGCCTGCTGGCCGGGTCGTACGGCCAGGTTGTCGCCGCAGCGGAGGACCTGACCGCCGGTCTCGGGGAAGCCGAGCGCGATCAGGTCTTCGGCCGTACGGCGCAACGCGTCTACGGGCTGTGA
- a CDS encoding aldo/keto reductase gives MKVEVSKFGFGAGGIGNLYTEVTDADAEAALQAAWDAGVRYFDTAPHYGLGLSERRLGKFLAGKPRAEYVVSTKVGRLLEPFDGTGLDLADGFAVPRTHRRVWDFSADGVRRSLESSLERLGLDRVDVLLLHDPDDHGEQASREGIPALEDLRAQGVVGAIGAGMNQWQLPAKFVRESSIDVVMLAGRYTLLEQTAADEFLPLCEERGVSILAAGVFNSGLLARTQVSDDAKYNYAQAPKELVVRAQRIATVCERHGVTLPQAAVQFVLRHPAVASVVLGVKSQAQAVRNASLFAQPVPDELWDDLRAEGLLAG, from the coding sequence GTGAAGGTCGAGGTTTCGAAGTTCGGGTTCGGCGCGGGCGGTATCGGCAATCTCTATACCGAAGTGACCGACGCCGACGCCGAAGCGGCGCTGCAGGCGGCGTGGGACGCGGGTGTTCGGTATTTCGACACCGCGCCGCACTACGGCTTGGGTCTGTCCGAGCGGCGGCTGGGCAAGTTCCTCGCCGGTAAGCCGCGTGCCGAGTACGTGGTGTCCACAAAGGTCGGACGGCTGCTCGAACCGTTCGACGGCACGGGACTGGACCTGGCCGACGGGTTCGCCGTGCCGCGCACGCACCGCCGGGTGTGGGACTTCAGCGCGGACGGGGTCCGCAGGTCGCTGGAGTCCTCGTTGGAACGTCTCGGTCTTGACCGGGTGGACGTCCTGCTGCTGCACGACCCGGACGACCACGGTGAACAGGCGTCACGGGAAGGCATTCCCGCGTTGGAGGACCTGCGCGCACAGGGGGTGGTCGGCGCGATCGGCGCCGGGATGAACCAGTGGCAGCTGCCCGCGAAGTTCGTCCGGGAGTCGTCGATCGACGTGGTGATGCTCGCCGGCCGGTACACGCTGCTGGAACAGACCGCGGCGGACGAGTTCCTGCCGCTGTGCGAAGAACGAGGCGTGTCGATCCTCGCGGCCGGTGTGTTCAACTCGGGTCTGCTCGCGCGAACGCAGGTGTCCGACGACGCCAAGTACAACTACGCTCAGGCGCCGAAGGAACTGGTTGTGCGCGCGCAACGGATCGCGACGGTCTGTGAGCGGCACGGTGTCACGCTGCCACAGGCGGCTGTGCAGTTCGTGCTGCGTCATCCAGCGGTCGCGTCGGTCGTGCTCGGGGTGAAGTCGCAGGCGCAGGCGGTCCGCAACGCGAGCCTGTTCGCCCAACCGGTACCGGACGAGCTGTGGGACGACCTGCGTGCGGAAGGACTGCTGGCTGGATGA
- a CDS encoding L-rhamnose mutarotase — protein sequence METVALHTRLKPGKEADYDRVHAAIPPELDVALRDAGVRSWRIWRSGRDLFHVVEVDDYARMRDSLRDHPANVPWQARMAELLEVEDDYSGAEPDVRKVWELP from the coding sequence ATGGAGACGGTTGCGTTGCACACCCGGCTCAAACCGGGCAAGGAAGCCGACTACGACCGCGTGCACGCGGCCATCCCGCCTGAGCTGGACGTGGCGCTGCGGGACGCGGGCGTGCGCTCGTGGCGGATCTGGCGCAGCGGCCGCGATCTGTTCCACGTCGTCGAGGTCGACGACTACGCCAGGATGCGCGACTCGCTGCGCGATCATCCCGCCAACGTCCCGTGGCAGGCGCGGATGGCCGAGCTGCTGGAGGTCGAGGACGACTACTCCGGCGCCGAGCCGGACGTCAGGAAGGTGTGGGAGCTGCCGTGA
- a CDS encoding ABC transporter permease, translated as MTETLSPDTGASTATASGRRPPLRFARFRDLALVPAIVILLVVGALLDPTFLTTGNLLGVLQQQSALSLLVLAEAMILITGKFDLSLESTIGFAPVLAIALVVPASAHGLGTEWAAWLAVPLCLLTGALIGAFNGLLILKFQLSAFIVTLGMLITVRGLHEGVSGGNSLFQIPQSFMYLGFETWLGLPLSVWISLALFAIGIVALSYFRQGRSLYAVGGNVDAAKAAGIRTNKVIWTVLIIGGVLAALAGMLETGRLGAIGANLGDGMIFDVFAAAVIGGISLNGGKGTLFGALCGVLVLGLILNILRLTAVDGHWFNAIKGVIILLALVLSRLTTGKAQE; from the coding sequence ATGACCGAAACGCTCTCGCCGGACACCGGCGCGTCGACGGCCACCGCCTCCGGCCGCCGCCCGCCGCTGCGGTTCGCGCGGTTCCGCGACCTGGCATTGGTCCCGGCGATCGTCATTCTGCTGGTGGTCGGGGCGTTGCTGGATCCGACCTTCCTCACCACGGGCAACCTGCTGGGCGTGCTGCAGCAGCAGAGCGCGCTGAGCCTCTTGGTGCTGGCCGAGGCGATGATCCTGATCACCGGCAAGTTCGACCTGTCGCTGGAGTCGACGATCGGCTTCGCGCCGGTGCTGGCGATCGCGCTCGTGGTGCCCGCGTCCGCGCACGGCCTCGGCACGGAGTGGGCCGCGTGGCTCGCGGTTCCGCTGTGCCTGCTGACCGGGGCGCTGATCGGTGCGTTCAACGGGTTGCTGATCCTGAAGTTCCAGCTGTCGGCGTTCATCGTGACGCTGGGCATGCTGATCACCGTCCGCGGTCTGCACGAGGGAGTCTCCGGCGGCAACAGCCTGTTCCAGATCCCGCAGTCGTTCATGTACCTGGGCTTCGAGACGTGGCTCGGGCTGCCGCTGTCGGTGTGGATCTCGCTGGCGCTGTTCGCGATCGGCATCGTCGCGCTGTCGTACTTCCGCCAGGGCCGCTCGCTGTACGCGGTCGGCGGCAACGTCGACGCCGCGAAAGCAGCGGGTATCCGCACCAACAAGGTGATCTGGACGGTCCTGATCATCGGCGGTGTGCTCGCCGCGCTCGCCGGGATGCTGGAGACCGGCAGGCTCGGCGCGATCGGCGCCAACCTGGGCGACGGGATGATCTTCGACGTCTTCGCCGCGGCCGTGATCGGCGGGATCAGCCTCAACGGCGGCAAGGGCACGCTGTTCGGCGCGCTGTGCGGTGTCCTGGTGCTCGGGCTGATCCTGAACATCCTGCGGCTGACGGCTGTGGACGGGCACTGGTTCAACGCGATCAAGGGTGTCATCATCCTCCTCGCGCTCGTGCTGTCCCGACTGACGACCGGCAAGGCCCAGGAGTAG
- a CDS encoding sugar ABC transporter ATP-binding protein translates to MSAVNQPAASGQFAAVARGVTKRYGRTVALDDVGIEIRDGESHALVGRNGAGKSTLVSILTGLQAADSGEVSFFGNPAPALSDREGWRRNVACVYQRSTIMPALSVAENLFINRQGKRMISWPKLRKQASELLEPFGVAVDVTTPASELTVEQRQLVEIARALSVGARFIILDEPTAQLDGPAIERLFERLRALQDTGITFMFISHHLEEIYEVCQTVTVFRDARHILTAPVAELGRAELVDAMTGEPGGLSVPGAADRPDVSQDTGVALNVRNLTGDSFSDVSLSIRKGEVIGLAGSASSGKHQLAETVYGLRKASSGVIEVDGRKVRPGSVLDALRHGIGCVPRDRHHQGLVLGLSIAENAAMTVMNKLGPAGLVAPKRLAGVGSNAIESYDIVTSGADQPVSDLSGGNQQKVVMARALASDPRVLVLINPTAGVDVKSKESLLGVVDRVARAGTAVIVVSDELDDLRVCDRVLVMFHGEVAHEFGRDWTEQDLVAAIEGVSEK, encoded by the coding sequence ATGAGTGCTGTCAACCAACCGGCGGCGAGCGGGCAGTTCGCCGCCGTGGCGCGCGGCGTCACCAAGCGCTACGGCAGGACGGTGGCGCTCGACGACGTCGGCATCGAGATCAGGGACGGCGAGTCGCACGCGCTCGTCGGCCGCAACGGCGCCGGCAAGTCCACTTTGGTCTCGATACTGACCGGCCTGCAGGCGGCCGACAGCGGCGAGGTCTCCTTCTTCGGCAACCCCGCGCCCGCGCTGAGCGACCGCGAGGGCTGGCGGCGCAACGTGGCGTGCGTGTACCAGCGGTCCACGATCATGCCCGCGTTGTCCGTGGCGGAGAACCTGTTCATCAACCGCCAGGGCAAGCGGATGATCAGCTGGCCGAAGCTGCGCAAGCAGGCGAGCGAGCTGCTCGAACCGTTCGGTGTGGCCGTGGACGTCACCACGCCCGCGTCGGAGCTGACGGTCGAGCAGCGCCAGCTGGTGGAGATCGCCCGTGCGCTGTCGGTTGGCGCCAGGTTCATCATCCTCGACGAACCGACCGCGCAGCTGGACGGGCCGGCGATCGAGCGCTTGTTCGAGCGGCTGCGGGCGTTGCAGGACACCGGCATCACGTTCATGTTCATCTCCCACCACCTGGAAGAGATCTACGAGGTGTGCCAGACGGTCACGGTTTTCCGCGACGCCAGGCACATCCTCACCGCGCCCGTGGCCGAGCTGGGCCGCGCGGAACTGGTGGACGCGATGACCGGCGAGCCGGGCGGCCTGTCCGTGCCCGGCGCGGCGGACCGGCCCGATGTCTCGCAGGACACCGGGGTGGCGCTGAACGTGAGGAATCTGACCGGGGACTCGTTCAGCGACGTCAGCCTGAGCATCCGCAAGGGCGAGGTGATCGGCCTCGCGGGCAGCGCGTCCAGCGGCAAGCACCAGCTCGCCGAGACGGTGTACGGCCTGCGCAAGGCGTCCTCCGGTGTGATCGAAGTGGACGGACGCAAGGTCAGACCGGGCTCGGTCCTCGACGCGTTGCGCCACGGGATCGGCTGTGTGCCGCGGGATCGTCACCACCAGGGGCTCGTGCTGGGGCTGAGCATCGCGGAGAACGCGGCGATGACCGTGATGAACAAGCTCGGCCCGGCCGGTCTCGTCGCGCCCAAGCGGCTGGCCGGTGTCGGCAGCAACGCGATCGAGTCCTACGACATCGTCACTTCCGGCGCCGACCAGCCGGTGTCGGACCTGTCCGGCGGCAACCAGCAGAAAGTCGTGATGGCACGGGCGCTGGCCAGTGACCCGCGGGTGCTGGTGCTGATCAACCCGACCGCGGGTGTCGACGTGAAGTCGAAGGAGTCGCTGCTCGGCGTGGTCGACCGGGTCGCCCGCGCGGGCACGGCGGTGATCGTGGTGTCCGACGAACTGGACGATCTACGGGTGTGCGACCGGGTGCTGGTGATGTTCCACGGCGAGGTGGCGCACGAGTTCGGGCGGGACTGGACTGAACAGGACCTGGTCGCGGCCATCGAAGGGGTGTCTGAGAAATGA
- a CDS encoding sugar ABC transporter substrate-binding protein, translating into MKTVATVATVVLAAAACGQSPSGSPGGAADGNAKVGVDFPRADSDFWNSYIKYVPQFGKELNVNLMPSTNSQNKVENLVANVQTLQGQGAKAIVMAPQDTGAIATTLQRLEQQRIPVVTVDTRPDSGKVYMVVRADNKAYGEKACAFLGEKLGGKGKVVEFQGALSSVNGRDRSEAFAKCMKDKYPGITVFEEPTDWEGSKAASALQTRLNQHPDIKGIYMQAGGVFLAPTLQVLRSTNHLLPAGDPNHIFIVSNDGIPQEFEAIRKGEIDATVSQPADLYAKWALFYAKAALEGKTFQPGKTDHESTIVDVGNGNLEDQLPAPLVTKDNVDDKALWGNQIGK; encoded by the coding sequence ATCAAGACCGTGGCCACGGTTGCCACTGTGGTCCTGGCCGCCGCCGCGTGCGGCCAGTCCCCGTCGGGTTCGCCCGGCGGCGCAGCCGATGGCAACGCCAAGGTGGGCGTGGACTTCCCGCGTGCCGACTCGGACTTCTGGAACTCGTACATCAAGTACGTGCCGCAGTTCGGCAAGGAGCTGAACGTCAACCTGATGCCGTCGACCAACTCGCAGAACAAGGTCGAGAACCTGGTCGCCAACGTACAGACGCTGCAGGGCCAGGGCGCCAAGGCGATCGTGATGGCGCCGCAGGACACCGGCGCGATCGCGACCACGTTGCAGCGCTTGGAGCAGCAGAGGATCCCAGTGGTCACAGTGGACACCCGGCCGGACAGTGGCAAGGTGTACATGGTCGTGCGCGCGGACAACAAGGCCTACGGCGAGAAGGCGTGCGCGTTCCTCGGCGAGAAGCTCGGCGGCAAGGGCAAGGTCGTCGAGTTCCAGGGCGCGCTGTCCAGCGTGAACGGACGTGACCGCTCCGAGGCCTTCGCCAAGTGCATGAAGGACAAGTACCCGGGCATCACGGTGTTCGAGGAGCCGACCGACTGGGAGGGTTCGAAGGCCGCGTCCGCGTTGCAGACCCGGCTCAACCAGCACCCGGACATCAAGGGCATCTACATGCAGGCCGGTGGCGTGTTCCTGGCGCCGACGCTGCAGGTGCTGCGCTCGACCAACCACCTGCTTCCGGCCGGGGACCCGAACCACATCTTCATCGTGTCCAACGACGGCATCCCGCAGGAGTTCGAGGCGATCCGCAAGGGCGAGATCGACGCGACCGTCTCCCAGCCCGCGGACCTGTACGCGAAGTGGGCGCTGTTCTACGCCAAGGCCGCGCTGGAGGGCAAGACGTTCCAGCCGGGCAAGACCGACCACGAGTCGACCATCGTGGACGTGGGCAACGGCAACCTGGAGGACCAGCTGCCCGCGCCGCTCGTGACCAAGGACAACGTCGATGACAAGGCGTTGTGGGGCAACCAGATCGGCAAGTGA
- a CDS encoding SDR family NAD(P)-dependent oxidoreductase: MSDFAGLVAAVTGGASGIGLATANLLTSRGATVAALDLDPGGLPDGITGFAVDVSDDAQVKSAVDGVAERFGRLDVVVNNAGIGAVGDVAANDDDEWLRVLNVNVVGMARVARHALPYLRHSPAAAVVNTCSIAAWAGLPQRALYSASKGAVYALTLAMAADHVREGIRVNCVAPGTADTPWVGRLLDQAADPAAERLALNARQPTGRLVSADEVANAIAYLASPLSGATVGTVLAVDGGMHGLRLRPPAQ, encoded by the coding sequence GTGAGTGACTTCGCCGGGCTTGTCGCCGCGGTCACCGGCGGCGCGTCGGGCATCGGCCTGGCCACGGCGAACCTGCTGACCAGCAGGGGAGCCACGGTCGCCGCGCTCGACCTCGACCCGGGCGGCCTGCCGGACGGCATCACCGGCTTCGCGGTCGACGTCTCCGACGACGCGCAGGTGAAGTCCGCTGTGGACGGTGTGGCCGAGCGGTTCGGCCGGCTGGACGTGGTGGTCAACAACGCGGGCATCGGTGCCGTCGGCGACGTCGCGGCCAACGACGACGACGAGTGGCTGCGGGTGCTGAACGTGAACGTGGTCGGGATGGCCAGGGTCGCCCGGCACGCCCTGCCGTACTTGCGGCACTCGCCGGCCGCCGCGGTCGTCAACACGTGCTCGATCGCCGCGTGGGCCGGACTCCCGCAGCGCGCCCTGTACTCCGCGAGCAAAGGCGCGGTGTACGCGTTGACCCTGGCCATGGCGGCCGACCACGTCCGCGAAGGCATCCGGGTCAACTGCGTCGCGCCGGGCACGGCGGACACGCCATGGGTGGGCAGGTTGCTCGACCAGGCAGCGGACCCGGCAGCCGAACGACTCGCCCTGAACGCACGCCAGCCGACGGGCCGGCTCGTGTCGGCCGACGAGGTGGCCAACGCGATCGCCTACCTGGCCAGCCCCCTGTCGGGCGCCACGGTGGGAACGGTGCTTGCCGTGGACGGCGGCATGCACGGCCTGCGCCTCAGGCCCCCCGCCCAGTAA
- a CDS encoding enolase C-terminal domain-like protein yields the protein MATIVGMDVLDVRFPTSRELDGSDAMNPDPDYSAAYVVLHADEGPDGYGFAFTIGRGNDVQAAAIRALEGHVLGLPVPQDATALASLSRQLVGDSQLRWLGPEKGVAHMAVGAVVNAAWDLAARRADKPVWQFLSDMAPEEIVGLVDFRYLTDAITPDEAYEILTRAQQGKAERVQHVLDNGYRAYTTSPGWLGYSDDKLVRLSKQAVADGFDMIKLKVGGDLDDDIRRLRLARAAVGDEIRIAVDANQRWDVSVAVAWMRALAPFDPYWIEEPTSPDDILAHQAIATRIAPIRVASGEHVHNRVMFKQMLQAEAISVLQLDAARVGGVNENVAILLLAAKFGVPVCPHAGGVGLCELVRHLSMFDYVAVSGTQTDRAIEWVDHLHEHFTDPAVVRAGYYLAPRKPGFSARMHDATLRRYRFPDGPEWTGENS from the coding sequence ATGGCGACGATCGTCGGTATGGACGTCCTCGACGTCCGTTTCCCCACCTCGCGTGAGCTCGACGGCTCGGACGCGATGAACCCGGACCCGGATTACTCGGCCGCCTACGTCGTGCTGCACGCCGACGAAGGCCCCGACGGGTACGGCTTCGCGTTCACCATCGGCCGCGGCAACGACGTGCAGGCCGCGGCGATCCGCGCGCTCGAAGGTCACGTGCTCGGGTTGCCAGTGCCGCAGGACGCGACGGCACTGGCTTCCCTTTCCCGGCAACTGGTCGGCGATTCGCAGCTGCGGTGGCTCGGCCCGGAGAAGGGCGTCGCGCACATGGCCGTCGGCGCCGTCGTGAACGCCGCGTGGGACCTCGCGGCACGCCGTGCGGACAAGCCGGTCTGGCAGTTCCTGAGCGACATGGCGCCCGAGGAGATCGTCGGTCTCGTCGATTTCCGGTACCTGACCGACGCGATCACGCCCGACGAGGCGTACGAGATCCTCACGCGCGCCCAGCAAGGCAAGGCCGAGCGTGTCCAGCACGTGCTCGACAACGGGTACCGCGCGTACACGACCTCGCCGGGCTGGCTCGGCTATTCCGACGACAAGCTGGTGCGGCTGTCCAAGCAGGCCGTCGCCGACGGCTTCGACATGATCAAGCTGAAGGTCGGCGGCGACCTCGACGACGACATCCGCAGGCTGCGCCTGGCCAGGGCCGCGGTCGGCGACGAGATCCGGATCGCCGTCGACGCCAACCAGCGCTGGGACGTCTCGGTCGCGGTCGCGTGGATGCGGGCGCTGGCACCGTTCGACCCGTACTGGATCGAAGAACCGACCTCACCGGACGACATCCTGGCCCACCAGGCGATCGCCACCCGGATCGCGCCGATCCGGGTGGCCTCCGGCGAGCACGTGCACAACCGCGTGATGTTCAAGCAGATGCTCCAGGCCGAGGCGATCTCGGTGCTCCAGCTGGACGCGGCCCGCGTCGGCGGCGTCAACGAGAACGTGGCGATCCTGTTGCTGGCGGCCAAGTTCGGAGTCCCGGTGTGCCCGCACGCCGGCGGTGTCGGACTGTGCGAACTGGTCCGGCACCTGTCGATGTTCGACTACGTCGCCGTGTCCGGCACGCAGACCGACCGGGCCATCGAGTGGGTCGACCACCTGCACGAGCACTTCACCGACCCGGCCGTCGTGCGCGCCGGGTACTACCTCGCGCCGCGCAAACCCGGTTTCTCCGCGCGGATGCACGACGCCACGTTGCGGCGCTACCGCTTCCCTGATGGTCCAGAGTGGACGGGAGAGAACTCGTGA
- a CDS encoding fumarylacetoacetate hydrolase family protein — protein sequence MHLMRLGGIGEEKPVIRADDGTLYDLSGLTGDIDGAFLAGDGIARAADAIASGSAQRVDDPADGTGLRVGAPVAQPGKVVCIGLNYREHAAESGAAIPGEPVVFMKAPDCVVGPYDEVLVPRKSTKTDWEVELAIVIGRTARYLDSPGQALGHIAGYAISNDVSEREFQLERPGGQWDKGKSCETFNPLGPWLRPASEIPDPQDLALRLWVNGELKQDSSTKDMIFPVAEIVYSLSQYMVLRPGDVINTGTPQGVALGQPEPKPYLRQGDVVELEIEGLGRQRQTVGQA from the coding sequence ATGCACCTGATGCGCCTCGGCGGGATCGGCGAGGAGAAGCCGGTGATCCGCGCCGACGACGGGACGCTGTACGACCTCAGTGGGCTGACCGGCGACATCGATGGTGCTTTCCTTGCCGGGGACGGGATCGCGCGCGCCGCCGACGCCATCGCGAGTGGCTCGGCGCAGCGCGTCGACGACCCAGCTGACGGTACCGGTCTGCGCGTCGGTGCGCCCGTCGCGCAGCCGGGGAAAGTGGTCTGCATCGGCCTGAACTACCGGGAACACGCCGCCGAGTCCGGCGCCGCGATCCCCGGCGAGCCCGTGGTCTTCATGAAGGCGCCGGACTGCGTGGTCGGCCCGTACGACGAGGTCCTCGTGCCGAGGAAGTCGACGAAGACCGACTGGGAGGTCGAGCTGGCGATCGTGATCGGCAGGACCGCGCGGTACCTGGACTCACCCGGCCAGGCGCTCGGGCACATCGCCGGGTACGCGATCTCCAACGACGTCTCCGAGCGCGAGTTCCAGCTGGAACGGCCCGGCGGCCAGTGGGACAAGGGCAAGTCGTGCGAGACGTTCAACCCGCTCGGCCCGTGGCTGCGCCCGGCGAGCGAGATCCCCGACCCGCAGGACCTCGCGTTGCGGCTGTGGGTCAACGGCGAGCTCAAGCAGGACTCCAGCACCAAGGACATGATCTTCCCGGTGGCCGAGATCGTGTACTCGCTGAGCCAGTACATGGTGCTGCGGCCAGGTGACGTGATCAACACCGGCACCCCGCAGGGGGTCGCGCTCGGCCAGCCTGAGCCCAAGCCGTACCTGCGGCAGGGGGACGTGGTCGAACTCGAGATCGAAGGCCTCGGCCGCCAGCGGCAGACCGTCGGGCAGGCGTGA
- a CDS encoding serine hydrolase domain-containing protein produces MPIHGTHEPEFVEVLAEFERNFAERGEVGASVTVTVDGRTVVDLWGGVADPRSGAEWDAQTLVDVWSCTKGATALCAHILADRGELDLKAPVAQYWPEFAQNGKEGVLVQHLLDHQAGLAGVREQLPEGAFYDWELMTSTLAAAEPLWTPGTTHGYHGLTFGFLVGEVVRRVSGQPLADFFASAVSGPLGLEFWLSLPESEEARVAPTIPPDLTKPGTPVPSLYLIAMSDPTSIPGLMVLNNGGYMLPGQFNSGTAHRSTVGAAGAITNARGLAGMYRPLALGGTFGDVRLVSPNQVAVMGQVTSACSVDATVLVPSRFASGFMKSVDNRHLAPNDQEAVLLSEDAFGHSGMGGALGFADPRAKLSFGYAMNRQGTGIGVNERGQSLVNAVYRALGYHRITDGGAWFG; encoded by the coding sequence ATGCCGATCCACGGCACGCACGAGCCTGAGTTCGTCGAGGTGCTCGCGGAGTTCGAGCGGAACTTCGCCGAGCGCGGCGAGGTCGGCGCGTCCGTGACGGTGACTGTCGACGGCCGGACGGTCGTCGACCTGTGGGGTGGCGTGGCCGACCCGCGGTCCGGTGCGGAATGGGACGCACAGACCCTGGTCGACGTGTGGTCGTGCACCAAAGGCGCGACCGCGCTGTGCGCGCACATCCTGGCCGACCGCGGTGAACTCGACCTGAAGGCGCCGGTCGCCCAGTACTGGCCCGAGTTCGCCCAGAACGGCAAGGAGGGCGTCCTCGTCCAGCACCTGCTCGACCACCAGGCAGGACTGGCCGGTGTACGGGAGCAGCTGCCCGAAGGCGCGTTCTACGACTGGGAGCTGATGACCAGCACGCTCGCCGCCGCCGAGCCGCTGTGGACGCCCGGCACCACCCACGGCTACCACGGCCTGACATTCGGGTTCCTCGTCGGCGAGGTGGTCAGGCGGGTCAGCGGGCAGCCGCTGGCCGACTTCTTCGCCTCGGCGGTGAGCGGGCCGCTCGGCCTCGAGTTCTGGCTGAGCCTGCCGGAGAGCGAGGAAGCCAGGGTGGCGCCGACCATCCCGCCGGACCTCACCAAGCCGGGAACACCGGTACCGAGCCTCTACCTGATCGCGATGAGCGACCCGACGTCCATCCCGGGCCTGATGGTCCTGAACAACGGCGGGTACATGCTGCCCGGGCAGTTCAACTCCGGGACGGCCCACCGCTCGACGGTCGGCGCGGCCGGCGCGATCACCAACGCCCGCGGTCTCGCGGGGATGTACCGCCCGCTGGCGCTCGGCGGCACGTTCGGCGACGTACGCCTGGTCAGCCCCAACCAGGTCGCGGTGATGGGCCAGGTGACGTCGGCGTGCTCGGTGGACGCGACCGTGCTCGTGCCGTCCAGGTTCGCCAGCGGGTTCATGAAGTCCGTCGACAACCGGCACCTGGCCCCGAACGACCAGGAAGCCGTCCTGCTGTCGGAGGACGCCTTCGGTCACAGCGGGATGGGCGGTGCGCTGGGCTTCGCCGACCCGAGGGCCAAACTGTCCTTCGGCTACGCGATGAACCGCCAGGGCACGGGTATCGGCGTGAACGAACGCGGCCAGTCGTTGGTGAACGCGGTGTACCGGGCGCTGGGGTACCACCGGATCACCGACGGCGGCGCCTGGTTCGGCTGA
- a CDS encoding TetR/AcrR family transcriptional regulator: protein MTVRRQPEQARPGEDDQARRPSKGDLTTQAILDTAERLLAKRSLHEIGIDELTAGAGLSRSTFYFHFESREAVLYALSERVLREIYASGIVWFRRGDEPPSVAVRRALTATVALWRQHGPVLRASVRGRESDRRLAELWEQVARRFMRSTAVQIESERRAGLALPGPPSAQTLARVLVLMNETTCYHQSMAKRSAKWDADIVDTLAEIWLRTIYGPGVE from the coding sequence ATGACGGTCCGTCGCCAGCCCGAGCAGGCGAGGCCTGGCGAGGACGACCAGGCCCGCAGGCCGAGCAAGGGCGACCTGACCACGCAGGCCATTCTGGACACCGCGGAACGGTTGCTGGCCAAGCGATCCCTGCACGAGATCGGCATCGACGAGCTGACCGCGGGGGCCGGGTTGTCCCGCTCGACGTTCTACTTCCACTTCGAGTCGCGCGAGGCCGTGCTCTACGCGTTGTCGGAACGTGTCCTGCGGGAGATCTACGCGAGCGGGATCGTCTGGTTCCGCCGCGGCGACGAGCCGCCCAGCGTCGCGGTCCGCCGCGCGCTGACCGCGACCGTGGCGTTGTGGCGGCAGCACGGGCCCGTGCTGCGTGCGTCGGTGCGCGGCCGTGAATCGGACCGGCGCCTGGCTGAGCTGTGGGAACAGGTCGCGCGGCGGTTCATGCGGTCGACTGCGGTCCAGATCGAGAGCGAGCGCAGGGCCGGTCTGGCGCTGCCGGGCCCGCCGTCGGCGCAGACCTTGGCGCGCGTGCTCGTGCTGATGAACGAGACCACCTGCTACCACCAGTCGATGGCCAAGCGCTCGGCCAAGTGGGACGCGGACATCGTGGACACGCTCGCCGAGATCTGGCTGCGCACGATCTACGGCCCCGGCGTGGAGTAG